The following proteins are encoded in a genomic region of Fervidobacterium pennivorans DSM 9078:
- the udk gene encoding uridine kinase produces the protein MYIILIGGGTGSGKTTVAKRIMERLGSEKCVMLPMDNYYRDMSHIPLEERKKYNYDHPDMIEHTLIVKHVKELLTGKAIELPDYDFTLYTRTGNFTKIEPKPILLIEGIFALYYDELRALADLKIYVDTEGDERFIRRLQRDIFERGRTIESVIDQYLNTVKPMHDAYVEPTKKHADIIIPRGGYNEKAIEVVVEYVQNLI, from the coding sequence ATGTATATCATACTTATTGGAGGAGGAACTGGCTCAGGGAAGACAACAGTTGCTAAGCGCATTATGGAACGATTGGGCTCTGAAAAATGTGTCATGCTCCCAATGGATAATTATTATAGAGACATGTCGCACATACCCTTGGAAGAGAGGAAGAAATACAATTATGACCACCCGGATATGATTGAACACACTTTGATTGTGAAACATGTGAAGGAACTCTTAACAGGAAAAGCTATAGAATTACCTGATTACGATTTTACTTTGTATACGCGAACGGGAAATTTTACAAAGATCGAACCGAAGCCAATCTTGTTAATTGAGGGCATCTTCGCTCTTTACTATGACGAGCTGAGAGCATTGGCTGACTTGAAAATATACGTAGACACAGAAGGAGACGAACGATTTATAAGAAGGTTGCAAAGGGATATTTTCGAACGTGGAAGAACTATCGAGTCGGTTATAGACCAATACTTAAATACTGTAAAGCCAATGCATGATGCTTATGTTGAACCTACGAAAAAGCATGCAGATATAATCATACCGCGTGGGGGATACAACGAAAAGGCTATCGAAGTCGTAGTTGAATATGTGCAGAATTTAATATAG